Proteins from a genomic interval of Microbacterium imperiale:
- a CDS encoding FKBP-type peptidyl-prolyl cis-trans isomerase encodes MTDDRTKPEIDAPEGPAPDDLAVRDLIVGDGAEAKPGDTVTVHYVGVEYTSGEEFDSSWNRGESIQFPLRGLIQGWQDGIPGMKVGGRRELVIPPHLAYGPAGGHFLGGKTLIFIIDLLAVG; translated from the coding sequence ATGACTGACGACCGCACCAAGCCCGAGATCGACGCCCCCGAGGGCCCGGCACCCGACGACCTCGCCGTTCGCGACCTGATCGTCGGCGACGGCGCCGAGGCCAAGCCCGGCGACACCGTCACCGTGCACTACGTCGGTGTCGAGTACACCTCGGGGGAGGAGTTCGACTCGTCGTGGAACCGCGGCGAGAGCATCCAGTTCCCGTTGCGCGGCCTCATCCAGGGCTGGCAGGACGGCATCCCGGGCATGAAGGTCGGCGGACGCCGCGAGCTCGTCATCCCGCCGCACCTCGCGTACGGCCCCGCCGGTGGACACTTCCTCGGCGGCAAGACCCTCATCTTCATCATCGACCTGCTCGCGGTGGGCTGA
- a CDS encoding YceI family protein, with amino-acid sequence MTTTTDIPGYKAGTWVLDASHSEVGFSVRHMMISKVRGTFAVAEATIVAPENPLDLTLEAKVDVASINTKDEGRDGHLRSADFFDVETYPTMTFVSTGVREQGGDFLVDGDLTIKDVTKPVTFTVEFGGFGTDPWGNYKAGATAKTVINREEFGLTWNAALETGGVLVGKDVTIELDLQGSISA; translated from the coding sequence ATGACCACCACGACTGACATCCCCGGTTACAAGGCAGGCACCTGGGTGCTCGACGCCTCCCACAGCGAGGTGGGCTTCAGCGTTCGCCACATGATGATCTCGAAGGTCCGCGGCACGTTCGCCGTCGCCGAGGCCACCATCGTCGCCCCCGAGAACCCGCTCGACCTGACGCTCGAGGCGAAGGTCGACGTCGCGTCGATCAACACCAAGGACGAGGGCCGCGACGGCCACCTGCGCAGCGCCGACTTCTTCGACGTCGAGACCTACCCGACCATGACCTTCGTCTCGACCGGTGTGCGCGAGCAGGGCGGCGACTTCCTCGTCGACGGCGACCTCACCATCAAGGACGTCACCAAGCCCGTCACCTTCACGGTCGAGTTCGGCGGCTTCGGCACCGACCCGTGGGGCAACTACAAGGCCGGCGCGACCGCCAAGACGGTCATCAACCGCGAAGAGTTCGGCCTGACCTGGAACGCCGCCCTCGAGACCGGTGGCGTGCTCGTCGGCAAGGACGTCACGATCGAGCTCGACCTGCAGGGTTCGATCTCGGCCTGA
- a CDS encoding MFS transporter, producing the protein MRLRRDHLIDLRPLTTSPAFARMWVGSTLAGLGGQLTIVAIMLHMYELTASTFAVAMIAVAGLVPMIIAGLYGGMLADAFDRRRVALIAATITFASTAVLMVLTWTGDETVAWLYAIAVVNSAANSVVMAARQAIVPRLIPRELLPAASALGGITMGIMVSVGPAAAGLLVAFTGYGWTYTIDLVLMSALFLGLWSLPSIRPEGTVVRPGLRSLADGWRFVSRAKNIRMQFILDIIAMTFGQPTALFPAIGAVLLGGGAITTGLLTAAIAVGAFFSSLFSGPIARYPLHGRGIERAIIAYGASIALFGGVLLAGSFGVLAPERIGEDSANVALIALAALALAGSGAADNVSSIYRNTMVQAAVPDAIRGRLQGLFIVVVAGGPRLGALYAGTLATVTALWFPPLLGGFVIIGLVTLLVRLAPAFRAYDAAHPTP; encoded by the coding sequence ATGCGCCTGCGACGAGACCATCTGATCGATCTGCGGCCGCTCACCACCTCTCCCGCGTTCGCCCGCATGTGGGTCGGCTCGACGCTGGCCGGCCTCGGCGGTCAGCTGACCATCGTCGCGATCATGCTTCACATGTACGAGCTGACCGCGTCGACCTTCGCCGTCGCGATGATCGCCGTCGCCGGCCTCGTGCCGATGATCATCGCCGGCCTGTACGGCGGCATGCTCGCCGACGCGTTCGACCGGCGCCGCGTCGCCCTGATCGCGGCGACGATCACCTTCGCCTCGACGGCCGTGCTGATGGTGCTGACCTGGACCGGCGACGAGACCGTGGCGTGGCTGTACGCGATCGCCGTCGTCAACTCGGCCGCCAACTCCGTCGTCATGGCGGCGCGCCAGGCGATCGTGCCGCGGCTCATCCCCCGAGAGCTGCTGCCCGCGGCATCCGCGTTGGGGGGCATCACGATGGGGATCATGGTGTCGGTCGGACCCGCCGCCGCAGGGCTGCTCGTCGCCTTCACGGGCTACGGCTGGACGTACACGATCGACCTCGTGCTCATGAGCGCGCTGTTCCTGGGCCTGTGGTCGCTGCCGAGCATCCGTCCCGAGGGAACCGTCGTGCGGCCGGGTCTGCGCTCGCTCGCCGACGGCTGGCGGTTCGTGAGCCGCGCGAAGAACATCCGGATGCAGTTCATCCTCGACATCATCGCGATGACGTTCGGTCAGCCCACCGCGCTCTTCCCCGCCATCGGCGCCGTGCTGCTGGGAGGCGGTGCGATCACGACCGGACTGCTGACCGCCGCGATCGCCGTGGGCGCGTTCTTCTCGAGCCTGTTCTCGGGCCCCATCGCCCGCTACCCGCTGCACGGCCGTGGCATCGAGCGCGCCATCATCGCGTACGGGGCGTCGATCGCCCTCTTCGGCGGGGTGCTGCTCGCCGGAAGCTTCGGGGTGCTCGCGCCGGAGCGGATCGGCGAGGACTCCGCGAACGTCGCCCTCATCGCACTGGCCGCCCTCGCGCTGGCGGGATCGGGCGCCGCCGACAACGTCAGTTCCATCTACCGCAACACGATGGTCCAGGCAGCCGTCCCCGACGCCATCCGCGGTCGCCTGCAGGGACTCTTCATCGTCGTGGTGGCCGGTGGGCCACGGCTGGGAGCGCTGTACGCGGGCACGCTCGCCACCGTCACCGCGCTGTGGTTCCCGCCGCTGCTCGGCGGCTTCGTCATCATCGGGCTCGTCACCCTGCTCGTGCGACTGGCCCCGGCGTTCCGCGCCTACGACGCAGCCCACCCGACGCCCTGA
- the rpsO gene encoding 30S ribosomal protein S15 has protein sequence MALEADVKKAIIEEYATHPGDTGSPEVQVALMSQRIKDLTEHLKIHKHDHHSRRGLFLLVGQRRRLLGYLQELDIQRYRKLIERLGLRR, from the coding sequence ATGGCACTCGAAGCAGACGTCAAGAAGGCGATCATCGAAGAGTACGCGACGCACCCCGGTGACACCGGATCCCCCGAGGTGCAGGTCGCGCTCATGTCGCAGCGCATCAAGGACCTCACCGAGCACCTCAAGATCCACAAGCACGACCACCACTCGCGCCGTGGACTCTTCCTGCTCGTCGGTCAGCGCCGTCGACTGCTCGGCTACCTCCAGGAACTCGACATCCAGCGTTACCGCAAGCTGATCGAGCGCCTCGGTCTGCGCCGCTAA
- a CDS encoding isopenicillin N synthase family dioxygenase gives MSDLSLPVLDFSQLDGDAAAVARFQDELRTATHDVGFFYLTGTGIPAGLEERLHRVAREFFSLPEADKLAIENVTSPHFRGYTRVGGERTQGRVDWREQIDIGPERPAVTDADAPDYARLIGPNLWPEAQPELREVTDAWVAHLSEVARRLLRAWAEALGAPASYFEDHFGEAQTLLKIVRYPGKDDPTPAQGVGAHKDSGALTLLWVEPGKGGLQVERDGTWVDAPPVPGAFVVNIGELLEHATDGYLIATNHRVVSPRYPDDRISVPFFFNPALDARFPLIDLPAELAAQARGVTRDPSNPIHAVHGENALKSRLRAHPDVAERWHGDLLAARA, from the coding sequence ATGAGCGACCTCTCCCTGCCCGTTCTCGACTTCTCGCAGCTCGACGGCGACGCAGCGGCCGTGGCCCGGTTCCAGGACGAGCTGCGCACCGCGACCCACGACGTCGGCTTCTTCTACCTCACCGGCACCGGCATCCCCGCCGGCCTGGAGGAGCGCCTGCACCGCGTGGCGCGCGAGTTCTTCTCGCTGCCCGAGGCCGACAAGCTGGCGATTGAGAATGTGACCAGCCCACACTTCCGGGGGTACACGCGCGTGGGCGGCGAGCGCACGCAGGGACGCGTCGACTGGCGCGAGCAGATCGACATCGGGCCCGAGCGCCCCGCCGTGACCGATGCGGACGCTCCCGACTACGCCCGCCTCATCGGCCCGAACCTGTGGCCCGAGGCCCAGCCCGAGCTGCGCGAGGTGACCGACGCGTGGGTGGCCCATCTGTCGGAGGTCGCACGTCGGCTGCTGCGCGCCTGGGCGGAGGCCCTGGGGGCTCCCGCGTCCTACTTCGAGGACCACTTCGGCGAGGCGCAGACGCTGCTGAAGATCGTCCGCTACCCCGGCAAGGACGACCCGACGCCAGCTCAGGGCGTGGGCGCGCACAAGGACTCCGGCGCGCTGACGCTGCTGTGGGTCGAACCGGGCAAGGGCGGGCTGCAGGTCGAGCGCGACGGCACCTGGGTCGACGCGCCGCCGGTGCCGGGAGCCTTCGTGGTCAACATCGGCGAGCTGCTCGAGCACGCCACCGACGGTTACCTGATCGCGACGAACCACCGCGTGGTCTCGCCCCGCTACCCCGACGACCGCATCTCGGTGCCGTTCTTCTTCAACCCCGCCCTCGACGCGCGCTTCCCGCTCATCGACCTGCCCGCCGAGCTCGCCGCCCAGGCGCGCGGCGTCACCCGCGACCCGTCGAACCCGATCCACGCCGTGCACGGCGAGAACGCACTGAAGTCACGCCTGCGGGCCCATCCCGACGTCGCCGAGCGCTGGCACGGCGACCTCCTCGCCGCCCGCGCCTGA
- a CDS encoding acyltransferase family protein, whose product MTHPEAGTTAARPKRRVPFWDNARFACIVLVVLGHAVQRLTYDSDIAMAMYLVIYAFHMPAFAIISGYFSKSDPPSRRQMARILTDIVAPYVIFEGLWTLTKFLVEGHANPNPTQPSWTLWFLLALGIFRLVLPYLALLRWPLLWAFAISIAAGYLSNIDSTLSLSRTFGFLPLFVLGWWLRDRDIVERFHLLRRSVWSVVAAVATFTVAGWAAWAFVDTWREVDLARWLSYDASYADAGTAEWWAGGIRIALLLLALVLTAAFFALVPRGEHGWTRFGQYTMYVYLLHSFVLYPFRESGILRDAEPTWLWLPLVVVSSLGIALGLASRPVRRLLRPLVEPRPAWIFADRGLAAREGRRNDPTGSRRPREPGGVIPRNNRADAADGS is encoded by the coding sequence GGATAACGCCCGCTTCGCGTGCATCGTCCTGGTCGTGCTCGGCCACGCCGTGCAGCGCCTGACGTACGACTCCGACATCGCCATGGCGATGTACCTCGTGATCTACGCCTTCCACATGCCGGCGTTCGCGATCATCTCGGGCTACTTCTCCAAGTCCGACCCGCCCTCGCGCCGGCAGATGGCTCGCATCCTCACCGACATCGTCGCGCCCTACGTCATCTTCGAGGGGCTGTGGACCCTGACGAAGTTCCTCGTCGAGGGCCACGCCAATCCCAATCCCACGCAGCCGTCGTGGACGCTGTGGTTCCTCCTCGCGCTCGGGATCTTCCGCCTCGTACTCCCCTACCTCGCCCTGCTGCGCTGGCCGCTGCTGTGGGCCTTCGCGATCTCGATCGCAGCGGGATACCTGTCGAACATCGACTCCACGCTGTCGCTGTCGCGGACCTTCGGCTTCCTGCCGCTCTTCGTCCTCGGCTGGTGGCTCCGCGACCGCGACATCGTCGAACGCTTCCACCTGCTGCGACGCAGCGTCTGGTCGGTCGTCGCCGCGGTGGCCACGTTCACGGTCGCCGGCTGGGCCGCCTGGGCCTTCGTCGACACCTGGCGCGAGGTCGACCTCGCGCGGTGGCTCTCGTACGACGCCAGCTATGCCGACGCCGGAACCGCCGAGTGGTGGGCCGGCGGCATCCGCATCGCCCTGCTCCTGCTCGCCCTGGTGCTGACGGCGGCCTTCTTCGCCCTCGTGCCGCGGGGCGAGCACGGCTGGACCCGCTTCGGCCAGTACACGATGTACGTCTACCTGCTGCACTCGTTCGTGCTCTACCCGTTCCGCGAGTCCGGGATCCTGCGCGACGCCGAGCCCACCTGGCTGTGGCTGCCTCTGGTCGTCGTGTCGTCGCTCGGCATCGCCCTGGGCCTCGCCAGCCGCCCGGTGCGCCGCCTGCTCCGCCCCCTCGTCGAGCCGCGTCCGGCATGGATCTTCGCCGACCGGGGGCTCGCGGCACGCGAGGGCCGCCGCAACGACCCGACGGGATCGCGCCGGCCCCGCGAACCCGGTGGAGTCATCCCCCGCAACAATCGAGCGGATGCCGCCGACGGCTCGTAG